A single genomic interval of Alistipes provencensis harbors:
- the pnuC gene encoding nicotinamide riboside transporter PnuC, which yields MDWKLILQIAGVLLGLTYLWLEYRADIRLWIVGLVMPVVHGTLYFKAGLYADCSMQVYYVLAGLYGWAVWRRARRHAAPKAPKKVPAEIVHTPLRQIPGLVGVYAAAHAAIYLLLVYFTNSTVPFWDAGTTAASIVAMWMLSRKQVEQWLVWLAVDVVTAGLYLYKEIPLTAGLYALYSALAVAGYLRWRKQARVRRGF from the coding sequence ATGGATTGGAAACTCATCCTGCAAATCGCAGGGGTCTTGCTGGGACTTACCTATCTCTGGCTCGAATACCGCGCCGACATCCGGCTGTGGATCGTGGGTCTCGTGATGCCCGTGGTACACGGCACGCTCTATTTCAAGGCGGGGTTGTATGCCGACTGCTCGATGCAGGTCTACTATGTGCTGGCCGGGCTGTACGGTTGGGCGGTATGGCGCCGTGCGCGGCGGCACGCTGCTCCGAAAGCTCCGAAGAAAGTCCCTGCGGAGATCGTTCACACGCCCCTGCGGCAGATTCCGGGGCTCGTCGGGGTCTACGCCGCGGCCCATGCGGCCATCTACCTGCTGCTGGTGTATTTCACCAACAGCACCGTACCCTTCTGGGACGCCGGGACCACGGCCGCCAGCATCGTGGCGATGTGGATGCTCTCGCGCAAACAGGTCGAACAATGGCTCGTGTGGCTGGCCGTAGACGTCGTGACGGCGGGGCTTTATTTATATAAGGAGATTCCGCTCACCGCAGGGCTCTACGCCCTCTATTCGGCGCTGGCCGTCGCAGGTTATCTCCGCTGGAGGAAACAAGCCCGCGTAAGACGCGGGTTTTAG
- a CDS encoding TonB-dependent receptor translates to MKRIFLILAAAALCPAAQLHAEDLPERSGNAAPNGTTAPTPEKPASGADDSVRMYRLQEVEVTATRASRNTPVAYSDITRSEIARNSYGFDIPSLIAFTPSVVATNETGIGIGGTAIRLRGTDATRINVTINGVAMNNPDSHSMYWYDTPDLISSVGTVQVQRGAGISTNGTGAFGGAINMSTDALQTEFGGDASLSYGSYNTNKQAVHLSSGLMGGHWTLDARLTHIGSDGYIDRGATDLKSYMFQAGYYNGNTMLKFLSFGGKAKTGLTYTGVTKEQMRLNGRRFQTEGMYYTSNGPHSYYYMDDDKVERATVGYYDDQTDNYLQINNQLVLSHRFNEKWTLNATGFYTYGYGFYKQYKDGRTLSEYLNIPTEVAAGKEADLIREKLMRNHLGGLNASASYSVRNLDLTFGASYSYYSCPHWGTLDWVDGLESSQIGGRWYDNDVDKHDANVFARASWTVARGLRLFGDLQYRYVSYQAWGVNDNFVSEEVGMQPIDVDKTYHFFNPRVGISYTLAECNNFYLSFAVAQKEPTRSDFTDRYMFAEANTYPSSEKLYDWELGYQYTAPRLSLGVNFYYMKYKDQLVPTGRINDGYDSLNDNVADSYRRGVELSAAWRATGWFTVGANATFSQNRIENYVHRVVDYDTSGDVAGYYGYHTVEMGTTRLSYSPKTIAALLLDFHHKGFEAVLHTQYVSKQYFTNYENPDMMLDAYCVTNLNLAYTFRTKAARSVRLGLLVNNLFNTEYESNGYGYSEYTGGKQIDNAFYFPQAPLNVLANVTVKF, encoded by the coding sequence ATGAAAAGGATTTTTCTGATTCTTGCGGCTGCCGCGCTCTGCCCGGCCGCACAACTGCACGCGGAAGATTTACCCGAACGGAGCGGAAATGCGGCTCCGAACGGCACAACGGCTCCGACGCCCGAAAAACCGGCGTCCGGTGCCGATGATTCGGTGCGGATGTACCGTTTGCAGGAGGTCGAGGTGACCGCCACGCGGGCCTCCCGAAACACTCCCGTAGCCTATTCCGACATCACGCGCAGCGAGATCGCCCGCAACAGCTACGGGTTCGACATTCCCTCGCTGATCGCTTTCACCCCCTCGGTCGTGGCGACGAACGAGACCGGCATCGGCATCGGCGGAACGGCCATCCGCCTGCGCGGCACGGACGCCACGCGCATCAACGTCACGATCAACGGCGTGGCGATGAACAACCCCGATTCGCACTCGATGTACTGGTACGACACCCCCGACCTGATTTCGTCGGTGGGGACCGTGCAGGTGCAACGCGGCGCGGGTATTTCGACCAACGGCACGGGAGCCTTCGGCGGCGCTATCAATATGTCGACCGACGCCCTGCAGACCGAATTCGGAGGCGACGCATCGCTCTCCTACGGCTCATACAACACCAACAAGCAGGCCGTACACCTCTCGTCGGGTCTGATGGGCGGTCACTGGACCCTCGATGCACGGCTGACGCACATCGGATCGGACGGCTACATCGACCGCGGAGCCACGGACCTCAAATCCTACATGTTTCAGGCCGGGTATTACAACGGCAACACGATGCTCAAATTCCTTTCGTTCGGCGGCAAGGCCAAGACCGGCCTCACCTACACGGGCGTTACGAAGGAGCAGATGCGCCTCAACGGCCGGCGGTTCCAGACCGAAGGCATGTATTACACCTCCAACGGCCCGCACTCCTATTATTACATGGACGACGACAAGGTGGAGCGCGCCACGGTAGGCTATTACGACGACCAGACGGACAACTACCTGCAGATCAACAACCAGCTGGTGCTCTCCCACCGTTTCAACGAGAAGTGGACCTTGAACGCCACGGGATTCTACACCTACGGCTACGGTTTCTACAAACAATATAAGGACGGGCGCACGCTGTCCGAATACCTCAACATCCCGACCGAAGTCGCGGCCGGGAAAGAGGCCGACCTCATCCGCGAAAAGCTGATGCGCAACCACTTAGGAGGTCTGAACGCCTCGGCGTCCTATTCGGTACGCAACCTCGATCTCACCTTCGGAGCGTCGTACAGCTACTACTCCTGCCCCCACTGGGGTACGCTCGACTGGGTGGACGGACTGGAAAGCAGTCAGATCGGCGGCCGCTGGTACGACAACGACGTGGACAAGCACGACGCCAACGTCTTCGCCCGCGCATCGTGGACCGTCGCCCGGGGACTGCGCCTTTTCGGCGACCTCCAGTACCGTTATGTCAGCTATCAGGCGTGGGGCGTCAACGACAACTTCGTTTCGGAGGAGGTCGGCATGCAGCCCATCGACGTGGACAAGACCTATCACTTCTTCAATCCCCGTGTGGGCATCAGTTACACGCTCGCCGAGTGCAACAACTTCTACCTCTCGTTCGCCGTGGCCCAGAAGGAACCCACGCGCAGCGACTTCACCGACCGCTACATGTTCGCCGAGGCCAACACCTACCCCTCGTCGGAGAAGCTCTACGACTGGGAGCTGGGCTACCAGTACACGGCTCCGCGCCTTTCGCTGGGCGTGAACTTCTACTACATGAAGTACAAGGACCAACTGGTGCCGACGGGCCGCATCAACGACGGCTACGACTCGCTGAACGACAACGTGGCGGACAGCTACCGCCGGGGCGTGGAGCTGTCGGCGGCGTGGCGCGCGACGGGATGGTTCACCGTGGGAGCCAACGCCACCTTCTCGCAGAACCGCATCGAAAACTATGTGCACCGGGTGGTCGATTACGACACTTCGGGCGACGTGGCCGGGTATTACGGCTATCACACCGTCGAGATGGGGACCACGCGCCTCTCCTACTCGCCCAAGACCATCGCCGCGCTGCTGCTCGACTTCCACCACAAAGGGTTCGAGGCCGTGTTACACACGCAGTATGTCAGCAAGCAGTATTTCACCAACTACGAGAATCCCGACATGATGCTCGACGCCTACTGCGTGACCAACCTCAACCTCGCCTATACGTTCCGCACGAAGGCGGCGCGCAGCGTGCGGCTGGGACTGCTGGTCAACAACCTCTTCAACACCGAGTACGAAAGCAACGGATACGGCTATTCGGAATATACCGGAGGAAAGCAGATCGACAACGCGTTCTACTTCCCGCAGGCGCCGCTCAACGTACTGGCGAACGTAACGGTGAAATTTTAG